Proteins co-encoded in one Salvia splendens isolate huo1 chromosome 4, SspV2, whole genome shotgun sequence genomic window:
- the LOC121799118 gene encoding probable aspartic proteinase GIP2, with the protein MATSVSYSILFILVLIRTSHAQTGLVLPLRRDAKTSQFYATFQMGSERATINAVIHLSGQHLWIACDNYTSTTYAPIPCDSAECEAAKGSGCSGCNGPARPGCSNNTCGTASSNPFLPYITSYGLYEDTLSSKSHVQLPEFIFSCVPNDFVEGLAAPASGMVGLSRFDIAFHKVVAEKMKVPDRFSICPPSSGIGKLTVGGGAPAKSDISGFVKTTPLIVNKPVSNQPFFSDNDLSREYFIDVRSIRVAGEAVEVKESYFHINGDRVGGTKISSLQNYTALHTSIYKPLARAFEKAASDMRIKSAAAVAPFRACFRSETLKRTGAGPEVPAIDLVLPGEDVYWRIAGANAVVEVDRKTVCLAFVDAGSRPTTSVVIGAHQLEENYLEFDVAASQLRFTSSLLVHNKSCSRI; encoded by the coding sequence ATGGCTACTTCTGTCAGCTACTCCATTTTGTTCATCCTCGTTCTCATCAGAACTAGCCATGCCCAGACCGGCCTAGTCCTCCCCCTCCGGAGGGATGCCAAGACGTCCCAATTCTACGCAACGTTCCAAATGGGCAGCGAACGCGCCACCATCAACGCGGTCATCCACCTCAGCGGCCAACACCTCTGGATCGCCTGCGACAACTACACTTCCACCACGTACGCCCCCATCCCCTGCGACTCGGCCGAGTGCGAGGCCGCAAAGGGGTCCGGCTGCAGCGGGTGCAACGGCCCGGCCCGGCCCGGCTGCAGCAACAACACGTGCGGCACGGCCTCCTCCAACCCCTTCCTCCCCTACATCACCTCCTACGGCCTGTACGAGGACACCCTCTCCTCCAAGAGCCACGTCCAGCTCCCGGAATTTATCTTCTCCTGCGTCCCCAACGACTTCGTGGAAGGCCTCGCCGCCCCCGCCTCCGGCATGGTCGGCCTCAGCCGCTTCGACATCGCCTTCCATAAAGTGGTCGCCGAGAAGATGAAAGTCCCCGACCGCTTCTCGATCTGCCCGCCGTCGTCCGGGATCGGGAAACTGACCGTCGGAGGCGGAGCGCCGGCGAAATCCGACATCTCCGGTTTTGTCAAAACGACGCCGTTGATCGTGAACAAGCCGGTGAGCAATCAGCCGTTTTTCTCTGACAACGACCTCTCGCGGGAGTATTTCATCGACGTGAGGTCGATCAGGGTGGCCGGAGAGGCGGTGGAGGTGAAGGAGTCGTATTTCCACATCAACGGGGATCGCGTGGGCGGGACGAAGATCAGCAGCTTGCAGAACTACACGGCATTGCACACGTCGATCTACAAGCCGCTGGCCAGGGCGTTCGAGAAGGCGGCGTCGGATATGAGGATCAAGAgcgcggcggcggtggcgccGTTCAGGGCGTGCTTCAGATCGGAGACGCTGAAGAGGACGGGTGCGGGGCCGGAGGTGCCGGCGATCGATCTGGTTCTGCCCGGGGAGGATGTGTACTGGAGGATTGCGGGGGCGAATGCGGTGGTGGAGGTTGATCGGAAGACGGTGTGCCTGGCGTTCGTGGATGCGGGGTCGAGGCCGACGACGTCGGTGGTGATCGGAGCGCATCAGTTGGAGGAGAATTACTTGGAATTTGATGTGGCGGCTTCGCAGCTTCGGTTTACTTCTTCGCTTTTGGTTCATAACAAGAGCTGCTCCCGCATTTAG